From a single Arachis hypogaea cultivar Tifrunner chromosome 3, arahy.Tifrunner.gnm2.J5K5, whole genome shotgun sequence genomic region:
- the LOC112790677 gene encoding rop guanine nucleotide exchange factor 14 isoform X2: protein MTPKARSDVHMNLPALQKLDYMLLTLESMVNTEFWYEEGGSQAERRSMSVRQSKRWWLPSPQVPSTRLSETERKRLIRRGRVVHQIFKAAKLINDIILLEIPVPTIIKDALLKAGKASLGEELYMVLTAESSSGEGAEELYMVLTAQEIVNTLYCIHLYCCKARSKPNTLTNMNHWNAIFVVNTLTNMLGL from the exons ATGACCCCGAAAGCTCGTTCTGATGTCCACATGAATCTTCCAGCACTTCAGAAATTGGACTATATGCTTCTT ACACTAGAATCCATGGTGAATACTGAGTTCTGGTATGAAGAGGGAGGAAGCCAGGCAGAAAGGAGGAGCATGAGTGTAAGACAAAGCAAAAGATGGTGGTTGCCCTCACCCCAAGTACCAAGTACTAGGCTTTCGGAAACTGAACGAAAGAGGTTGATTCGTCGGGGAAGAGTGGTACACCAAATATTCAAGGCTGCCAAATTGATAAATGATATTATTTTGCTTGAAATTCCTGTGCCAACAATTATTAAAGATGCACTTCTAAAG GCTGGAAAGGCAAGCCTGGGAGAGGAATTGTACATGGTTTTGACAGCTGAATCAAGTAGTGGAGAAGGGGCAGAGGAATTGTACATGGTTTTGACAGCTCAAGAAATAGTCAATACATTATATTGTATTCACTTATATTGCTGCAAGGCCCGTAGCAAACCCAATACATTGACAAATATGAATCATTGGAATGCTATTTTTGTAGTCAATACATTGACAAATATGCTTGGTTTGTAG
- the LOC112790678 gene encoding uncharacterized protein isoform X3 — translation MARATCSHLHLVPTLLHPLKSNFLRNQTLLRTAHFYGTQRRFSSFSSRISMSLRAGIVGLPNVGKSTLFNAVVENGKAQAANFPFCTIEPNVGIVAVPDSRLQGLGNKFLSHIREVDSILQVVRCFEDNDIVHVNGKVDPKSDIDVINLELVFADLDQIDKRLEKLKKGKAKDSQSKVKEEAEKSALEKIREALLDGKPARSVTLTDYERDAVKHLCLLTMKPVIYVANVAESDLSDAADNNYVKEVTKVASELQSGIVTVSAQVEAELTELPMEERQEYLNSLGVSGSGLGNLIRATYGLLGLRTYFTSGEKETKAWTILAGMTAPQAAGVIHSDFEKGFIRAETVAYDDFVAAGSLAAAREKGLLRSEGKDYIVQEGDVMLFRFNV, via the exons ATGGCAAGAGCGACTTGCAGTCACCTTCACCTTGTTCCCACTCTATTGCATCCACTCAAGTCAAACTTCTTGCGAAATCAAACTCTTCTCCGAACCGCTCACTTCTATGGGACTCAACGAAGGTTCTCGTCTTTTTCATCGAGGATAAGTATGAGCCTTAGAGCCGGCATCGTTGGCCTCCCCAACGTTGGCAAGTCCACTCTATTCAATGCTGTT GTTGAAAATGGAAAGGCTCAAGCTGCTAATTTTCCTTTTTGTACAATAGAGCCAAATGTAGGGATTGTTGCAGTTCCAGATTCTCGTCTCCAG GGACTGGGTAATAAGTTTCTGTCGCATATTCGTGAGGTCGACTCTATACTTCAG GTTGTTCGATGTTTTGAAGACAATGATATAGTTCATGTGAATGGTAAAGTTGATCCAAAATCTGATATTGATGTTATCAACTTGGAGCTTGTTTTTGCAGATTTGGACCAG ATTGATAAAAGATTGGAGAAACTAAAGAAAGGCAAGGCAAAGGATTCACAATCTAAAGTTAAG GAAGAGGCAGAAAAGTCTGCACTGGAAAAGATTCGTGAGGCACTCTTGGATGGAAAACCTGCACGATCTGTGACCTTAACGGATTATGAAAGGGATGCTGTAAAGCATCTCTGCTTGCTCACCATGAAACCTGTTATATATGTAGCAAATGTTGCAGAATCTGATCTATCTGATGCTGCAGACAATAATTATGTGAAGGAAGTCACAAAAGTTGCATCTGAGCTGCAGTCGGGAATCGTAACTGTTTCGGCACAG GTTGAGGCCGAGCTGACTGAACTACCAATGGAAGAAAGACAAGAATATTTGAATTCGCTCGGTGTTAGTGGAAGTGGTCTTGGGAACCTAATTAGGGCAACTTATGGTCTGCTGGGGTTACGAACTTATTTTACTTCTGGTGAAAAG GAGACAAAAGCATGGACAATACTTGCAG GAATGACTGCACCTCAAGCTGCTGGAGTAATTCATTCCGACTTTGAGAAGGGCTTCATTCGAGCAGAAACA gTGGCTTATGATGATTTTGTTGCTGCTGGTTCACTAGCTGCTGCAAGAGAGAAAGGACTT CTGAGATCCGAAGGTAAAGACTACATTGTACAAGAAGGAGATGTGATGCTTTTTCGATTCAATGTTTAG
- the LOC112790678 gene encoding uncharacterized protein isoform X1 — MARATCSHLHLVPTLLHPLKSNFLRNQTLLRTAHFYGTQRRFSSFSSRISMSLRAGIVGLPNVGKSTLFNAVVENGKAQAANFPFCTIEPNVGIVAVPDSRLQVLSNLSKSVRAVPASIEFVDIAGLVKGASQGEGLGNKFLSHIREVDSILQVVRCFEDNDIVHVNGKVDPKSDIDVINLELVFADLDQIDKRLEKLKKGKAKDSQSKVKEEAEKSALEKIREALLDGKPARSVTLTDYERDAVKHLCLLTMKPVIYVANVAESDLSDAADNNYVKEVTKVASELQSGIVTVSAQVEAELTELPMEERQEYLNSLGVSGSGLGNLIRATYGLLGLRTYFTSGEKETKAWTILAGMTAPQAAGVIHSDFEKGFIRAETVSIKDVAYDDFVAAGSLAAAREKGLLRSEGKDYIVQEGDVMLFRFNV, encoded by the exons ATGGCAAGAGCGACTTGCAGTCACCTTCACCTTGTTCCCACTCTATTGCATCCACTCAAGTCAAACTTCTTGCGAAATCAAACTCTTCTCCGAACCGCTCACTTCTATGGGACTCAACGAAGGTTCTCGTCTTTTTCATCGAGGATAAGTATGAGCCTTAGAGCCGGCATCGTTGGCCTCCCCAACGTTGGCAAGTCCACTCTATTCAATGCTGTT GTTGAAAATGGAAAGGCTCAAGCTGCTAATTTTCCTTTTTGTACAATAGAGCCAAATGTAGGGATTGTTGCAGTTCCAGATTCTCGTCTCCAGGTACTTTCTAATCTTAGTAAATCTGTTCGAGCAGTACCTGCATCTATAGAATTTGTGGATATTGCGGGGCTTGTAAAGGGTGCAAGTCAAGGCGag GGACTGGGTAATAAGTTTCTGTCGCATATTCGTGAGGTCGACTCTATACTTCAG GTTGTTCGATGTTTTGAAGACAATGATATAGTTCATGTGAATGGTAAAGTTGATCCAAAATCTGATATTGATGTTATCAACTTGGAGCTTGTTTTTGCAGATTTGGACCAG ATTGATAAAAGATTGGAGAAACTAAAGAAAGGCAAGGCAAAGGATTCACAATCTAAAGTTAAG GAAGAGGCAGAAAAGTCTGCACTGGAAAAGATTCGTGAGGCACTCTTGGATGGAAAACCTGCACGATCTGTGACCTTAACGGATTATGAAAGGGATGCTGTAAAGCATCTCTGCTTGCTCACCATGAAACCTGTTATATATGTAGCAAATGTTGCAGAATCTGATCTATCTGATGCTGCAGACAATAATTATGTGAAGGAAGTCACAAAAGTTGCATCTGAGCTGCAGTCGGGAATCGTAACTGTTTCGGCACAG GTTGAGGCCGAGCTGACTGAACTACCAATGGAAGAAAGACAAGAATATTTGAATTCGCTCGGTGTTAGTGGAAGTGGTCTTGGGAACCTAATTAGGGCAACTTATGGTCTGCTGGGGTTACGAACTTATTTTACTTCTGGTGAAAAG GAGACAAAAGCATGGACAATACTTGCAG GAATGACTGCACCTCAAGCTGCTGGAGTAATTCATTCCGACTTTGAGAAGGGCTTCATTCGAGCAGAAACAGTAAGCATCAAGGAT gTGGCTTATGATGATTTTGTTGCTGCTGGTTCACTAGCTGCTGCAAGAGAGAAAGGACTT CTGAGATCCGAAGGTAAAGACTACATTGTACAAGAAGGAGATGTGATGCTTTTTCGATTCAATGTTTAG
- the LOC112790678 gene encoding uncharacterized protein isoform X2, translating to MARATCSHLHLVPTLLHPLKSNFLRNQTLLRTAHFYGTQRRFSSFSSRISMSLRAGIVGLPNVGKSTLFNAVVENGKAQAANFPFCTIEPNVGIVAVPDSRLQVLSNLSKSVRAVPASIEFVDIAGLVKGASQGEGLGNKFLSHIREVDSILQVVRCFEDNDIVHVNGKVDPKSDIDVINLELVFADLDQIDKRLEKLKKGKAKDSQSKVKEEAEKSALEKIREALLDGKPARSVTLTDYERDAVKHLCLLTMKPVIYVANVAESDLSDAADNNYVKEVTKVASELQSGIVTVSAQVEAELTELPMEERQEYLNSLGVSGSGLGNLIRATYGLLGLRTYFTSGEKETKAWTILAGMTAPQAAGVIHSDFEKGFIRAETVAYDDFVAAGSLAAAREKGLLRSEGKDYIVQEGDVMLFRFNV from the exons ATGGCAAGAGCGACTTGCAGTCACCTTCACCTTGTTCCCACTCTATTGCATCCACTCAAGTCAAACTTCTTGCGAAATCAAACTCTTCTCCGAACCGCTCACTTCTATGGGACTCAACGAAGGTTCTCGTCTTTTTCATCGAGGATAAGTATGAGCCTTAGAGCCGGCATCGTTGGCCTCCCCAACGTTGGCAAGTCCACTCTATTCAATGCTGTT GTTGAAAATGGAAAGGCTCAAGCTGCTAATTTTCCTTTTTGTACAATAGAGCCAAATGTAGGGATTGTTGCAGTTCCAGATTCTCGTCTCCAGGTACTTTCTAATCTTAGTAAATCTGTTCGAGCAGTACCTGCATCTATAGAATTTGTGGATATTGCGGGGCTTGTAAAGGGTGCAAGTCAAGGCGag GGACTGGGTAATAAGTTTCTGTCGCATATTCGTGAGGTCGACTCTATACTTCAG GTTGTTCGATGTTTTGAAGACAATGATATAGTTCATGTGAATGGTAAAGTTGATCCAAAATCTGATATTGATGTTATCAACTTGGAGCTTGTTTTTGCAGATTTGGACCAG ATTGATAAAAGATTGGAGAAACTAAAGAAAGGCAAGGCAAAGGATTCACAATCTAAAGTTAAG GAAGAGGCAGAAAAGTCTGCACTGGAAAAGATTCGTGAGGCACTCTTGGATGGAAAACCTGCACGATCTGTGACCTTAACGGATTATGAAAGGGATGCTGTAAAGCATCTCTGCTTGCTCACCATGAAACCTGTTATATATGTAGCAAATGTTGCAGAATCTGATCTATCTGATGCTGCAGACAATAATTATGTGAAGGAAGTCACAAAAGTTGCATCTGAGCTGCAGTCGGGAATCGTAACTGTTTCGGCACAG GTTGAGGCCGAGCTGACTGAACTACCAATGGAAGAAAGACAAGAATATTTGAATTCGCTCGGTGTTAGTGGAAGTGGTCTTGGGAACCTAATTAGGGCAACTTATGGTCTGCTGGGGTTACGAACTTATTTTACTTCTGGTGAAAAG GAGACAAAAGCATGGACAATACTTGCAG GAATGACTGCACCTCAAGCTGCTGGAGTAATTCATTCCGACTTTGAGAAGGGCTTCATTCGAGCAGAAACA gTGGCTTATGATGATTTTGTTGCTGCTGGTTCACTAGCTGCTGCAAGAGAGAAAGGACTT CTGAGATCCGAAGGTAAAGACTACATTGTACAAGAAGGAGATGTGATGCTTTTTCGATTCAATGTTTAG
- the LOC112790677 gene encoding rop guanine nucleotide exchange factor 14 isoform X1 produces MDWLLSPTNYMVELVPAKQNAANGGIFEIMTPKARSDVHMNLPALQKLDYMLLTLESMVNTEFWYEEGGSQAERRSMSVRQSKRWWLPSPQVPSTRLSETERKRLIRRGRVVHQIFKAAKLINDIILLEIPVPTIIKDALLKAGKASLGEELYMVLTAESSSGEGAEELYMVLTAQEIVNTLYCIHLYCCKARSKPNTLTNMNHWNAIFVVNTLTNMLGL; encoded by the exons ATGGACTGGCTGCTGTCTCCTACAAACTATATGGTTGAGTTGGTTCCTGCAAAGCAAAATGCTGCCAATGGTGGAATCTTTGAG ATAATGACCCCGAAAGCTCGTTCTGATGTCCACATGAATCTTCCAGCACTTCAGAAATTGGACTATATGCTTCTT ACACTAGAATCCATGGTGAATACTGAGTTCTGGTATGAAGAGGGAGGAAGCCAGGCAGAAAGGAGGAGCATGAGTGTAAGACAAAGCAAAAGATGGTGGTTGCCCTCACCCCAAGTACCAAGTACTAGGCTTTCGGAAACTGAACGAAAGAGGTTGATTCGTCGGGGAAGAGTGGTACACCAAATATTCAAGGCTGCCAAATTGATAAATGATATTATTTTGCTTGAAATTCCTGTGCCAACAATTATTAAAGATGCACTTCTAAAG GCTGGAAAGGCAAGCCTGGGAGAGGAATTGTACATGGTTTTGACAGCTGAATCAAGTAGTGGAGAAGGGGCAGAGGAATTGTACATGGTTTTGACAGCTCAAGAAATAGTCAATACATTATATTGTATTCACTTATATTGCTGCAAGGCCCGTAGCAAACCCAATACATTGACAAATATGAATCATTGGAATGCTATTTTTGTAGTCAATACATTGACAAATATGCTTGGTTTGTAG